In Arvicanthis niloticus isolate mArvNil1 chromosome 4, mArvNil1.pat.X, whole genome shotgun sequence, a single window of DNA contains:
- the Srsf11 gene encoding serine/arginine-rich splicing factor 11 isoform X7, whose translation MSTVDPKLNHVAAGLVSPSLKSDTSSKEIEEAMKRVREAQSLISAAIEPDKKEEKRRHSRSRSRSRRRRTPSSSRHRRSRSRSRRRSHSKSRSRRRSKSPRRRRSHSRERGRRSRSTSKARDKKKEDKEKKRSKTPPKSYSTARRSRSASRERRRRRSRSGTRSPKKPRSPKRKLSRSPSPRRHKKEKKKDKDKERSRDERERSTSKKKRSKDKEKDRERKSESDKDVKQVTRDYDEEEQGYDSEKEKKEEKRPTEAVSPKTKECSVEKGVGDLRESKVNGDDHHEEDMDMSD comes from the exons GTTGAATCATGTAGCAGCTGGTCTTGTTTCACCAAGTCTGAAGTCAGACACCTCtagtaaagaaatagaagaagccaTGAAGAGAGTGCGTGAAGCCCAGTCCCTGATTTCTGCCGCGATTGAGCCAG acaagaaggaagaaaagagaagacattcGAGATCAAGGTCACGCTCCAGGCGGAGGAGGACGCCCTCATCCTCCAGACACAG GCGGTCACGAAGCCGGTCAAGGAGGCGGTCACACTCTAAATCCAGGAGTAGAAGGAGATCCAAAAGTCCAAGACGGAGACGATCTCATTCCAGAGAGAGGGGTAGAAGGTCAAGGAGCACATCCAAAGCTAG agacaaaaagaaagaagataaagaaaagaaacgtTCTAAAACTCCACCAAAAAGCTACAGCACAGCCAGACGATCTCGGAGTGCAAGCAG AGAAAGAAGACGACGGCGAAGTAGGAGTGGTACAAGATCCCCTAAAAAGCCCCGGTCTCCTAAAAGAAAACTGTCCCGCTCTCCATCCCCAAGGAG acataaaaaagagaagaagaaagataagGACAAAGAAAGAAGTAGAGATGAAAGGGAACGGTCAACAAGTAAAAAGAAGAGGAGCAAAGACAAGGAGAAGGATCGAGAAAGGAAGTCTGAGAGTGACAAAGACGTCAAA CAGGTGACTCGGGATTATGATGAAGAGGAGCAAGGCtatgacagtgagaaggaaaagaaagaggaaaagagaccaACAGAAGCAGTATCCCCTAAAACAAAGGAATGTTCTGTGGAGAAGGGGGTGGGCGACCTTCGAGAGTCCAAAGTGAACGGGGATGATCACCACGAAGAAGACATGGATATGAGTGACTGA
- the Srsf11 gene encoding serine/arginine-rich splicing factor 11 isoform X6, which translates to MSTVDPKLNHVAAGLVSPSLKSDTSSKEIEEAMKRVREAQSLISAAIEPDKKEEKRRHSRSRSRSRRRRTPSSSRHRRSRSRSRRRSHSKSRSRRRSKSPRRRRSHSRERGRRSRSTSKARDKKKEDKEKKRSKTPPKSYSTARRSRSASSLHICDSRERRRRRSRSGTRSPKKPRSPKRKLSRSPSPRRHKKEKKKDKDKERSRDERERSTSKKKRSKDKEKDRERKSESDKDVKQVTRDYDEEEQGYDSEKEKKEEKRPTEAVSPKTKECSVEKGVGDLRESKVNGDDHHEEDMDMSD; encoded by the exons GTTGAATCATGTAGCAGCTGGTCTTGTTTCACCAAGTCTGAAGTCAGACACCTCtagtaaagaaatagaagaagccaTGAAGAGAGTGCGTGAAGCCCAGTCCCTGATTTCTGCCGCGATTGAGCCAG acaagaaggaagaaaagagaagacattcGAGATCAAGGTCACGCTCCAGGCGGAGGAGGACGCCCTCATCCTCCAGACACAG GCGGTCACGAAGCCGGTCAAGGAGGCGGTCACACTCTAAATCCAGGAGTAGAAGGAGATCCAAAAGTCCAAGACGGAGACGATCTCATTCCAGAGAGAGGGGTAGAAGGTCAAGGAGCACATCCAAAGCTAG agacaaaaagaaagaagataaagaaaagaaacgtTCTAAAACTCCACCAAAAAGCTACAGCACAGCCAGACGATCTCGGAGTGCAAGCAG TTTGCACATTTGTGATTCTAGAGAAAGAAGACGACGGCGAAGTAGGAGTGGTACAAGATCCCCTAAAAAGCCCCGGTCTCCTAAAAGAAAACTGTCCCGCTCTCCATCCCCAAGGAG acataaaaaagagaagaagaaagataagGACAAAGAAAGAAGTAGAGATGAAAGGGAACGGTCAACAAGTAAAAAGAAGAGGAGCAAAGACAAGGAGAAGGATCGAGAAAGGAAGTCTGAGAGTGACAAAGACGTCAAA CAGGTGACTCGGGATTATGATGAAGAGGAGCAAGGCtatgacagtgagaaggaaaagaaagaggaaaagagaccaACAGAAGCAGTATCCCCTAAAACAAAGGAATGTTCTGTGGAGAAGGGGGTGGGCGACCTTCGAGAGTCCAAAGTGAACGGGGATGATCACCACGAAGAAGACATGGATATGAGTGACTGA